One window from the genome of Leptospira wolffii serovar Khorat str. Khorat-H2 encodes:
- a CDS encoding carboxymuconolactone decarboxylase family protein, translating into MNTRFNYAKVFPQVLEKMLEMENFAKNAGIEPILYELVKIRASQINGCAFCIDMHTKDIRAMGEQEKRIYLLNAWREAGFYSSKERAALELTEYVTRISEHGLPEEVYERVKKEFNEKEIIALIVAINTINSWNRIAISTGMTPPL; encoded by the coding sequence ATGAACACAAGATTCAATTACGCTAAAGTCTTTCCTCAGGTTCTGGAGAAAATGCTCGAGATGGAGAACTTCGCTAAGAATGCGGGTATAGAACCCATTCTATACGAGCTCGTTAAAATTCGCGCCTCTCAAATCAACGGCTGCGCTTTCTGTATCGACATGCACACGAAAGATATTCGAGCCATGGGCGAGCAGGAAAAGAGAATCTATCTTCTGAACGCCTGGAGAGAAGCGGGCTTTTATTCTTCCAAAGAAAGAGCCGCCTTAGAACTGACCGAATACGTTACCCGCATCTCGGAACACGGTCTTCCGGAAGAAGTCTATGAAAGGGTTAAAAAGGAATTCAATGAAAAGGAAATCATCGCCTTGATCGTCGCGATCAATACGATCAACTCCTGGAACCGGATCGCTATCTCCACAGGGATGACTCCTCCACTCTGA